A stretch of DNA from Mesorhizobium onobrychidis:
CAGCAGATCGCACTGGTCCTTGTCGGGTTCGGTCATAATGTCACACCTCGAAAAATATTCGAACCGATCGGTTCGATCACCCTTGATATGGGCCCCTGTCCGCGCTAAGTCAATGTTCGCATCGAACCGAACGGTTCAGTCTGACTGATTTTTCCAGAGAGATGCCCAGTTTCCAGAGAGAATGCCAAGAGAGATCCCATGTCCTCGAACGCGACCCCCACCGCCGAAGTCCGTCCATTCCCGAACGCCAAGGTTGCGCCGGCAACCGAAGCGCCGAACGCACCGACTGAGCCCGCAATAAGTCCTCCGGCCGAGGCGCCGGCGAAAAAGAAGCGTTCGGCACGCTCCTTTCTGTTGCCGATCATCGCGCTTGGATTGCTGGGCGCAGGCGCCTGGTATGGCTACGATTACTGGACCGACGGGCGTTTCATGATCTCAACCGACGATGCCTATGTCCAGGCCGACATGGCATTCATATCGCCGAAAATTTCCGGCTATGTCGATCAGGTCAAGGTGACCGAGAACCAGCAGGTCAAGGCCGGCGACCCGTTGCTGGTCGTCGACAATGGCGACTACAGAATAGCGGTCGCCCAGGCCGAGGCGCAGATCGCCACCTTGAGCAAGACTCTCGACCGGATCGACGCCCAGACCGAGGCGGCGCGCGCATCGCTCGAGCAGGCGCAGGCGCAGAAGACCGCCGACCAGGCCGCCGCCGCCAATGCGGCGCGTGTTCAAGCGCGCGCCGCCCAATTGCTCAAGACGCATGTCGGCACCCAGGCTCAACTGGATGATGCCCAGACCGCGGTCGAGCAGGCCAATGCCGCCCTTGTCGGCGCCGACGCCCAGATCGCGGCGGCTGAGGCCAATATCGGTGTGCTCCAGGCGCAGCGCGCGGAGACGGCAAGCACGCTGGCGTCGCTGCAGCTTGCCCGGGACAAGGCGGCGCGGGACCTGTCCTTCACCGTGCTGCGCGCGCCCTATGACGGTGTCGTCGGCAACCGCTCGGTCGAGCAAGGCGACCTGATCAGCCCCGGACAGAAGCTCGCCGTCATCGTGCCGATGGACAAGCTCTACATCGTCGCCAATTTCAAGGAGACCCAGCTTGCCCGCCTGGTGCCTGGCGAAAAGGTCAGGATTTCGGTCGACGCGATCGACGGCCAGGATTTCGAAGGCACCGTCTCGTCGCTGGCGCCGGCATCCGGCGCGGTGTTCTCGCTGCTGCCGCCGGAAAACGCCACCGGCAATTTCACCAAGGTTGTGCAGCGCGTCCCGGTTCGCATCGACGTGCCGGCGGATGTGCTGAAGACAGGCAAGCTGCGCGCCGGCCTCAGCGTCGTCGTCGCCGTCGACAGCCGCACCGCACCTTCTGCGTCGAAGTAAGCAGGCCCGGAGCAACGCCATGGCGACCGCAACCCTGACCGCGGGATCGGCGCCGGCCAAGCCGGTCGATCACATCGAGCCGCGCCGCATCATCGCCTTCCTGGCGATGGTGTTCGGCATGTTCATGGCGATCCTCGATATCCAGATCGTCTCGGCCTCGCTGGCCGAAATCCAGGCGGGCTTGAGCGCCAGTTCCGACGAAATTCCGTGGGTGCAGACTGCCTATCTGATCGCCGAAGTCATCATGATCCCGCTGTCCGGTTTTCTCAGCCGGATGCTGTCGACGCGCGTGCTGTTCACCGTCTCCGCGGCTGGCTTCACCGCGGCCAGCGCGCTGGCGGCGACCGCCACCAACATCGACCAGATGATTGTCTACCGCGCCATCCAGGGCTTCATCGGCGGCGGCATGATTCCAAGCGTCTTCGCTGCCGCCTTCACCATCTTCCCGCCGTCGCGCCGCGCCATGGTGTCGCCGATGATCGGCCTGGTGGCGACGCTGGCGCCGACCATCGGCCCGACCGTCGGCGGCTACATCAGCCATGCCACGTCCTGGCACTGGCTGTTCCTGATCAATGTGGTGCCCGGCATCCTGGTGAC
This window harbors:
- a CDS encoding HlyD family secretion protein, with the translated sequence MSSNATPTAEVRPFPNAKVAPATEAPNAPTEPAISPPAEAPAKKKRSARSFLLPIIALGLLGAGAWYGYDYWTDGRFMISTDDAYVQADMAFISPKISGYVDQVKVTENQQVKAGDPLLVVDNGDYRIAVAQAEAQIATLSKTLDRIDAQTEAARASLEQAQAQKTADQAAAANAARVQARAAQLLKTHVGTQAQLDDAQTAVEQANAALVGADAQIAAAEANIGVLQAQRAETASTLASLQLARDKAARDLSFTVLRAPYDGVVGNRSVEQGDLISPGQKLAVIVPMDKLYIVANFKETQLARLVPGEKVRISVDAIDGQDFEGTVSSLAPASGAVFSLLPPENATGNFTKVVQRVPVRIDVPADVLKTGKLRAGLSVVVAVDSRTAPSASK